The DNA segment CCTGGTCTCGGAGTTCCCCGCGGCGGCGGCGCGGCGGATGGGCTGGTCGCTCGTTCCGCTGTTGAATTTCACCGAAATCGGGGTACCGGGGAGGCTGGAACGCTGCATCCGAGTCCTCGTCCACATCAACACCGAGCTATCCCAGGATCGGGTCCAGCACGTCTACCTGGAAGGCGCGACGGTCCTCCGCCCGGACCTCTCCGGCCGGTGACGGCCGAAAGATGTCAGCTG comes from the Candidatus Eremiobacterota bacterium genome and includes:
- the aroH gene encoding chorismate mutase, which gives rise to MTVLRGIRGAITVARDEPALILDATERLLREIVARNGFVPEDVGSALFTVTPDLVSEFPAAAARRMGWSLVPLLNFTEIGVPGRLERCIRVLVHINTELSQDRVQHVYLEGATVLRPDLSGR